A window of Pedococcus aerophilus contains these coding sequences:
- a CDS encoding AMP-binding protein — translation MVVSPVVSPDRESVVPAPASVAFVTSLRARGAATAVHTGSVTLTYAALADLVDAAAASLGTGRRLVLLAADNSLDSLVTYLGALSGGHVPLLAPGDRVQHLDRLVDAYDPDVVAGAGDGGWQVVARHDDPAHQLHPDLALLLPTSGSTGSPKVVRLSHTNLDSNARSIAEALSIRSTDRAVTSLPLHYCYGLSVVHSHLAVGASLVLTDLSVVDPCFWELFDTTAATTLAGVPHSFDLLERSGFADRDHPSLRVVTQAGGRLDPATVQRFAALGRERGWDLFVMYGQTEATARMAVLAPELVESRASSVGAPVPGGTFRIEPLGEIDCGFGELVYSGPNVMLGYAEHAADLARGRDVHELRTGDLARFGADGLVEIVGRRSRFAKVVGLRIDLDQVERDLWQAGHPSHCVDLGDAVGVLTERPGAGTSVTDTVRRLHGIPASAVVVLDGLEAPRLATGKPDYPGVKEILGAHRASRPATTGQMETTAAGEGDRVVAVVALYRELLDAPHATADTSFVDLGGDSLSYVEVSLRLERVLDALPGGWHLFPPRDLVVAPSAARPSRSWLQRVETSVVLRAVAVLLILANHTHLSFVPGGAHTLLALAGFNLARFQLTHRSRGDRAKGVARSALRIWAPSAAWISVVAVVAGTYDWRNVLLLNQVLGDWARWSDHWHYWFVEAVVALLLGTAALMAIPAVDRWERRWPFAFPLALVGFGLLTRYAVVVPDAGPYRGANAYVLIWLFATGWAAARATTTAQRLLVSAIPVLTVPGFWPSMPMREVTIIVGLLVLIWVPTVVVPAVLGRAAAVVASASLFVYLTHFVVYPHLMATSSVLAMAASVAVGVAYWRLWLRVESLSATVAAGVSARVAGSSVAASSLAGSSATGLRRWSRARPARSTAPRPVADSATTTAMFHPETSAADPSPEPACVATTTNIVMPQAAPR, via the coding sequence GTGGTCGTGTCCCCCGTCGTCTCCCCCGACCGCGAGTCCGTCGTTCCCGCGCCTGCGTCCGTGGCCTTCGTGACCTCGCTGCGGGCTCGTGGCGCTGCCACTGCCGTGCACACCGGGTCCGTGACCCTCACGTATGCCGCGCTGGCCGACCTCGTCGATGCCGCCGCGGCGTCGTTGGGCACTGGGCGTCGCCTCGTGCTGCTCGCCGCCGACAACTCCCTGGACTCCTTGGTCACCTACCTCGGCGCCTTGTCCGGCGGGCACGTGCCGCTGCTCGCGCCTGGCGACCGCGTGCAGCACCTCGACCGCCTCGTCGACGCCTACGACCCCGACGTCGTGGCCGGGGCCGGCGACGGAGGCTGGCAGGTCGTGGCCCGCCACGACGACCCGGCCCACCAGCTTCACCCCGACCTCGCCCTGCTGCTGCCCACCTCGGGCTCGACCGGCTCGCCCAAGGTCGTGCGCCTGTCGCACACCAACCTCGACAGCAACGCCAGGTCCATCGCCGAGGCCCTGTCGATCCGTTCCACCGACCGCGCCGTCACGAGTCTTCCCCTGCACTACTGCTACGGGCTGTCGGTCGTGCACAGCCACCTCGCCGTCGGCGCGAGCCTGGTCCTGACCGACCTCTCCGTGGTGGACCCCTGCTTCTGGGAGCTCTTCGACACCACGGCCGCCACCACGCTCGCAGGTGTCCCCCACAGCTTCGACCTGTTGGAGCGCAGTGGCTTCGCCGACCGTGACCACCCCTCGCTGCGCGTCGTCACGCAGGCGGGTGGGCGGCTGGACCCGGCGACCGTCCAGCGGTTCGCCGCCCTCGGGCGTGAGCGCGGGTGGGACCTGTTCGTCATGTACGGCCAGACCGAGGCGACGGCCCGGATGGCGGTCCTGGCCCCGGAACTCGTCGAGAGCCGCGCGAGCTCCGTCGGTGCCCCCGTGCCCGGCGGCACCTTCCGCATCGAGCCGCTCGGGGAGATCGACTGCGGTTTCGGCGAGCTCGTCTACTCCGGCCCCAACGTGATGCTCGGCTACGCCGAGCACGCCGCCGACCTGGCCCGGGGGCGCGACGTCCACGAGCTGCGCACCGGCGACCTCGCACGCTTCGGTGCGGACGGCCTGGTCGAGATCGTCGGCCGCCGCAGCAGGTTCGCCAAGGTCGTGGGCCTGCGGATCGACCTCGACCAGGTCGAGCGGGACCTGTGGCAGGCTGGGCACCCCTCGCACTGCGTCGACCTCGGCGACGCGGTGGGGGTCCTGACCGAGCGACCGGGAGCAGGCACCTCGGTGACCGACACGGTCCGCCGGCTGCACGGCATACCGGCCTCGGCGGTCGTGGTCCTCGACGGGCTGGAGGCACCGCGCCTGGCCACAGGGAAGCCCGACTACCCCGGGGTGAAGGAGATCCTCGGGGCGCACCGGGCGAGCCGTCCCGCAACGACGGGACAGATGGAGACCACAGCCGCCGGGGAGGGTGATCGCGTCGTGGCGGTCGTCGCGCTCTACCGCGAGCTGCTGGACGCTCCGCACGCCACCGCGGACACCAGCTTCGTCGACCTCGGCGGTGACTCGCTCTCCTACGTCGAGGTGTCGCTGCGCCTCGAGCGCGTCCTGGACGCCCTGCCCGGCGGCTGGCACCTGTTCCCACCGCGGGACCTCGTGGTGGCCCCCTCGGCCGCGCGTCCCTCGCGTTCGTGGCTGCAGCGGGTCGAGACGAGCGTCGTGCTGCGGGCCGTCGCGGTCCTGCTCATCCTGGCCAACCACACCCACCTGTCGTTCGTCCCCGGCGGCGCCCACACCCTGCTGGCCCTGGCCGGCTTCAACCTCGCGCGGTTCCAGCTGACGCACCGGTCGCGGGGCGACCGTGCGAAGGGGGTGGCCCGCAGCGCCCTGCGCATCTGGGCGCCCAGCGCGGCGTGGATCAGCGTGGTGGCCGTCGTCGCGGGCACCTACGACTGGCGCAACGTGCTCCTGCTCAACCAGGTGCTCGGCGACTGGGCCAGGTGGTCCGACCACTGGCACTACTGGTTCGTCGAGGCCGTCGTCGCGCTCCTGCTCGGCACCGCGGCCCTCATGGCGATCCCGGCCGTGGACCGCTGGGAGCGTCGGTGGCCGTTCGCGTTCCCGCTCGCCCTCGTGGGGTTCGGCCTGCTCACGAGGTATGCCGTCGTCGTCCCCGACGCGGGCCCCTACCGGGGCGCCAACGCCTACGTCCTCATCTGGCTGTTCGCGACCGGGTGGGCCGCAGCCCGGGCGACGACCACCGCGCAGCGGCTCCTGGTCTCGGCGATCCCGGTCCTCACCGTGCCGGGGTTCTGGCCGTCCATGCCGATGCGCGAGGTCACGATCATCGTCGGGCTGCTGGTGCTCATCTGGGTGCCCACGGTGGTGGTACCCGCCGTGCTCGGTCGGGCCGCGGCGGTCGTGGCCAGCGCGAGCCTCTTCGTCTACCTCACGCACTTCGTCGTCTACCCGCACCTCATGGCCACGAGCTCGGTGCTCGCCATGGCAGCCTCGGTCGCCGTCGGTGTCGCCTACTGGCGGCTGTGGCTGCGGGTCGAGTCGCTGTCCGCCACGGTGGCCGCCGGGGTGTCCGCTCGTGTGGCCGGTTCGTCGGTGGCCGCTTCGTCGCTGGCGGGTTCGTCGGCGACCGGGCTCCGGAGGTGGAGCAGGGCCAGGCCCGCGAGGAGCACCGCGCCCAGGCCGGTGGCGGACAGCGCGACGACGACCGCGATGTTCCACCCCGAGACGAGTGCAGCCGATCCGTCCCCGGAGCCCGCGTGCGTCGCGACCACGACGAACATCGTGATGCCGCAGGCGGCACCCAGGTAG
- a CDS encoding DUF3054 domain-containing protein: MRRAVGAFLVDVAGVLLFASLGRATHADGVTVGGVLLVAWPFVVALALGWGLARTRGSWPVGVAGSPVVWLTTVVLGLALRVATGGGFAWSFAVVTLVVLGVFVVGWRCAREVVRFAVEGLARWSHDRGADRARADRARADHREHSPR, encoded by the coding sequence GTGAGGCGTGCCGTCGGCGCCTTCCTGGTCGACGTCGCGGGCGTCCTGCTGTTCGCCTCCTTGGGACGCGCCACCCACGCAGACGGCGTCACGGTGGGCGGGGTGCTGCTCGTCGCCTGGCCCTTCGTCGTCGCGCTGGCGCTGGGCTGGGGGCTGGCTCGCACCCGTGGCTCGTGGCCGGTCGGCGTCGCCGGCTCCCCCGTCGTGTGGCTGACCACCGTGGTGCTCGGCCTGGCCCTGCGGGTGGCCACGGGCGGAGGCTTCGCGTGGAGCTTCGCCGTGGTGACGCTCGTGGTGCTCGGCGTGTTCGTCGTCGGCTGGCGGTGCGCCCGCGAGGTCGTGCGGTTCGCGGTCGAGGGCCTGGCCCGGTGGTCCCACGACCGCGGAGCCGACCGCGCCCGTGCAGATCGCGCTCGGGCGGACCACCGCGAGCACTCGCCGCGGTAG
- a CDS encoding ribose-phosphate pyrophosphokinase — protein MRDIVVFSGSAHRDLARRICDALGVDLSPADITRFSNDCLQAQLLANCRQRDVYIVQPLVPPTQEHLMELLLMVDAARGASAAQITAVIPHYAYARSDKKDASRISLGGRLVADMLVAAGVDRVLTMTLHAPQVHGFFSVPVDHLTAIGVLADHFRAGDLTNSVVVSPDLGNAKTATQFARLLGLPVAAGSKQRLADDRVIIDSIVGDVTGKRAIVLDDEIATGGSIVELLERLRDLGCTGADVACTHGLFAGKAVERLRDHPMIGEVVTTDTVPAPAHWPELQVRSVAQLFAEAIKRIHAGESVSSLFDGVDPTLSPPQATLFDKVRA, from the coding sequence GTGCGGGACATCGTCGTTTTCTCCGGGAGCGCCCACCGCGACCTGGCCCGACGCATCTGCGACGCCCTGGGGGTCGACCTCTCCCCGGCCGACATCACGCGGTTCAGCAACGACTGCCTCCAGGCCCAGCTGCTGGCCAACTGCCGCCAGCGCGACGTCTACATCGTGCAGCCGCTCGTGCCGCCGACGCAGGAGCACCTCATGGAGCTGCTGCTCATGGTCGACGCGGCGAGGGGCGCCTCCGCGGCCCAGATCACTGCCGTCATCCCGCACTACGCCTACGCCCGCTCCGACAAGAAGGATGCCTCCCGCATCTCCCTCGGCGGGCGCCTCGTCGCCGACATGCTGGTCGCGGCTGGGGTCGACCGGGTGCTCACGATGACGCTGCACGCGCCGCAGGTGCACGGCTTCTTCTCGGTGCCGGTCGACCACCTCACCGCGATCGGGGTCCTGGCCGACCACTTCCGGGCCGGTGACCTCACGAACTCGGTGGTCGTCTCCCCCGACCTCGGCAACGCCAAGACGGCCACGCAGTTCGCCCGGCTCCTCGGCCTGCCGGTGGCGGCCGGCTCCAAGCAGCGCCTCGCCGACGACCGCGTCATCATCGACTCGATCGTCGGTGACGTCACCGGGAAGCGGGCCATCGTCCTCGACGACGAGATCGCCACGGGAGGCTCCATCGTCGAGCTCCTCGAGCGGCTGCGCGACCTCGGCTGCACCGGTGCCGACGTCGCGTGCACCCACGGCCTGTTCGCCGGCAAGGCGGTCGAGCGGTTGCGCGACCACCCGATGATCGGCGAGGTCGTCACCACCGACACCGTGCCCGCGCCCGCGCACTGGCCCGAGCTCCAGGTGCGGTCGGTGGCCCAGCTCTTCGCCGAGGCCATCAAGCGGATCCACGCCGGCGAGTCGGTGAGCAGCCTGTTCGACGGCGTCGACCCCACCCTGTCGCCGCCGCAGGCCACCCTCTTCGACAAGGTGCGCGCGTGA
- a CDS encoding alpha/beta hydrolase: MRHSPRALYPRTAALTALLDNGLRPPVERRTVEQIQAERGAVTPDRPPFSWITGAVDRSVGITYGTAPARDGHSIPLRLYRPRAVRDTQTDVPVIVFLHGGGFVQGNVVMYDPLCSHLAARVRAVVVSVDYRLAPEHRAPTAAHDCVDATTWVAAQGDVLRADTSRIGLCGDSAGGNLAAVTAQVLRDRGDSPVRHQALIYPATDMTLASPSIHELAGAPMLTRSSIVAFRNHYAPEGADHRDPLISPLFGRLDGLPPALIQTADRDPLRDDGSRYATALREAGVPVRLTNYVRVPHGFASIPGVVPTAAQHRAELVGEMQSHLWDGEVPRVPSAG; this comes from the coding sequence ATGCGTCACTCCCCCCGAGCGTTGTACCCGCGGACCGCCGCCCTGACCGCCCTGCTGGACAACGGGCTCCGGCCCCCGGTGGAGCGGCGCACCGTCGAGCAGATCCAGGCCGAGCGGGGCGCGGTCACCCCCGACCGCCCGCCGTTCTCGTGGATCACCGGTGCGGTGGACCGGTCCGTGGGCATCACCTACGGGACCGCCCCCGCTCGTGACGGCCACTCGATCCCCCTGCGGCTGTACCGCCCGCGGGCCGTGCGCGACACCCAGACCGACGTCCCGGTCATCGTCTTCCTCCACGGCGGCGGCTTCGTCCAGGGCAACGTCGTCATGTACGACCCCCTGTGCAGCCACCTCGCCGCCCGGGTGCGCGCCGTGGTCGTCAGCGTGGACTACCGCCTGGCCCCGGAGCACCGGGCGCCGACCGCCGCCCACGACTGCGTCGACGCGACGACCTGGGTGGCGGCGCAGGGCGACGTGCTGCGGGCCGACACCTCCCGCATCGGACTGTGCGGCGACAGCGCCGGCGGCAATCTCGCCGCGGTCACCGCCCAGGTGCTGCGCGACCGCGGCGACTCCCCGGTGCGGCACCAGGCGCTCATCTACCCCGCGACAGACATGACGCTCGCCTCCCCGTCGATCCACGAGCTCGCCGGTGCGCCGATGCTGACCCGGTCGAGCATCGTGGCCTTCCGGAACCACTACGCCCCCGAGGGCGCCGACCACCGTGACCCACTCATCTCCCCCCTGTTCGGCCGCCTCGACGGGCTGCCGCCGGCCCTCATCCAGACGGCCGACCGTGACCCGCTGCGCGACGACGGGTCCCGTTACGCGACCGCGCTGAGGGAGGCCGGGGTCCCCGTCCGGCTCACCAACTACGTGCGGGTGCCGCACGGGTTCGCCTCGATCCCCGGCGTCGTGCCGACGGCGGCCCAGCACCGGGCCGAGCTCGTGGGCGAGATGCAGTCCCACCTGTGGGACGGGGAGGTCCCACGAGTGCCCTCTGCCGGTTAG
- the dop gene encoding depupylase/deamidase Dop: protein MTVRRVMGIETEYGISVPGDPAANPMILSGQVVNAYASAQGIRAAHASWDYADEAPLRDARGFEMGRGVADPSQLTDEEDPTLANVVLTNGARLYVDHAHPEYSSPEVTTPRAAVAWDRAGELIMAESVRRLSQVPPGVNLYKNNTDGKGQSYGTHENYLMRRETPFSDIVRHLVPFFVARQVFTGSGRVGIGVDSRRDGFQLSQRADFFEVEVGLETTLKRPIINTRDEPHAVADLYRRLHVILGDANHCDVANLLKLGTTSLVLAMIEDRAISEDLTVARPVATLQAVSHDPTCRQLVELRDGTKLTAVQLLWRYHDAAERYLQDRYGAERDSDTTEVMHWWAVVLDKLERDPSEAAREVDWVGKQQVLQGYIDRDGLDWSDPRLRAIDIQWSDVRPDKGLFHRLRRSGRFEELVPDAAVLEAVREPPEDTRAYFRGKCLEKYPDQIAAASWDSVIFDVPGHASLQRVPMLEPLRGTRASVGSLLDRSPDAATLLRELASASG from the coding sequence ATGACGGTCCGCCGGGTGATGGGGATCGAGACGGAGTACGGCATCTCCGTGCCGGGCGACCCCGCGGCCAACCCGATGATCCTGTCCGGCCAGGTGGTCAACGCGTATGCGTCCGCCCAGGGCATCCGGGCGGCGCACGCCTCGTGGGACTACGCCGACGAGGCACCGCTGCGCGACGCCCGCGGGTTCGAGATGGGTCGCGGCGTCGCCGACCCCAGCCAGCTCACCGACGAGGAGGACCCGACGCTGGCCAACGTCGTCCTCACCAACGGCGCGCGGCTCTACGTCGACCACGCGCACCCGGAGTACTCCTCGCCCGAGGTGACGACCCCGCGGGCCGCCGTGGCCTGGGACCGCGCCGGCGAGCTGATCATGGCCGAGTCGGTGCGTCGCCTCTCACAGGTCCCGCCGGGGGTCAACCTCTACAAGAACAACACCGACGGCAAGGGCCAGTCCTACGGCACCCACGAGAACTACCTCATGCGCCGCGAGACGCCGTTCTCCGACATCGTGCGCCACCTCGTCCCCTTCTTCGTGGCCCGGCAGGTGTTCACGGGCTCGGGCCGCGTGGGCATCGGGGTGGACTCGCGCCGCGACGGGTTCCAGCTGAGCCAGCGCGCCGACTTCTTCGAGGTCGAGGTCGGCCTCGAGACGACGCTCAAGCGGCCCATCATCAACACCCGCGACGAGCCGCACGCGGTGGCCGACCTGTACCGCCGGCTGCACGTCATCCTCGGCGACGCGAACCACTGCGACGTCGCCAACCTGCTCAAGCTCGGCACCACGTCCCTGGTGCTGGCCATGATCGAGGACCGCGCGATCAGCGAGGACCTCACCGTCGCACGCCCCGTCGCGACCCTCCAGGCCGTCAGTCACGACCCCACCTGCCGCCAGCTCGTCGAGCTGCGCGACGGCACCAAGCTCACCGCGGTGCAGCTCCTGTGGCGCTACCACGACGCCGCCGAGCGCTACCTCCAGGACCGGTACGGCGCCGAGCGGGACAGCGACACCACCGAGGTCATGCACTGGTGGGCGGTGGTGCTCGACAAGCTCGAGCGCGACCCGTCCGAGGCGGCCCGCGAGGTCGACTGGGTCGGCAAGCAGCAGGTGCTCCAGGGGTACATCGACCGCGACGGCCTCGACTGGTCGGACCCGCGGCTGCGCGCCATCGACATCCAGTGGTCCGACGTGCGTCCCGACAAGGGGCTGTTCCACCGGCTGCGCCGCTCCGGTCGCTTCGAGGAGCTCGTGCCGGACGCGGCTGTCCTGGAGGCGGTGCGCGAACCCCCGGAGGACACCCGGGCCTACTTCCGAGGCAAGTGCCTCGAGAAGTACCCGGACCAGATCGCGGCGGCGTCGTGGGACTCGGTCATCTTCGACGTCCCCGGCCACGCCTCGCTGCAGCGGGTGCCGATGCTGGAACCGTTGCGGGGCACCAGGGCCAGCGTCGGATCGTTGCTCGACCGGAGTCCGGACGCCGCCACCCTGCTGCGCGAGTTGGCCTCGGCATCGGGTTAG
- a CDS encoding ubiquitin-like protein Pup, translating to MPSQEQSRPQRRDDAPDEAPEPTPAAPEATVRKENLDSDIDSVLDEIDGVLESNAEEFVRGFVQKGGQ from the coding sequence ATGCCGAGCCAGGAGCAGAGCCGCCCACAGCGCAGGGACGACGCGCCCGACGAGGCGCCCGAGCCCACCCCGGCCGCGCCGGAGGCCACCGTCCGCAAGGAGAACCTCGACTCCGACATCGACAGCGTCCTCGACGAGATCGACGGCGTCCTCGAGTCGAACGCCGAGGAGTTCGTCCGGGGGTTCGTCCAGAAGGGTGGCCAGTGA
- the prcB gene encoding proteasome subunit beta, giving the protein MTTGADAGRLPAAYLSTGSSSFTDFVGAHAPHLLPSRRALPVGSTMEAPHGTTIVTVTYDGGVVMAGDRRATMGNLIANRDMEKVFAGDEYSAVGIAGTAGIAIELVKLFQVELEHYEKIEGTLLSLEGKANRLASMIRANLGMAMQGLAVVPLFAGYDLDKRAGRIFSYDVTGGCYEEHDHHSVGSGSLFARGAMKKLWRPGLSADGAVSVAVEALYDAADDDSATGGPDVGRRIWPTVAVVGDAGVVFRSDDELRTTVEAVIAARQGNPGGAR; this is encoded by the coding sequence GTGACCACAGGCGCCGACGCGGGGAGGCTCCCCGCGGCATACCTGTCCACGGGCTCCTCGTCCTTCACCGACTTCGTCGGGGCGCACGCCCCGCACCTCCTGCCCTCCCGCAGGGCCCTGCCCGTCGGGAGCACCATGGAGGCACCGCACGGCACGACGATCGTCACGGTCACCTACGACGGCGGTGTGGTCATGGCCGGCGACCGGCGCGCGACGATGGGCAACCTCATCGCCAACCGCGACATGGAGAAGGTCTTCGCCGGTGACGAGTACTCCGCGGTCGGCATCGCCGGCACGGCGGGCATCGCCATCGAGCTGGTCAAGCTGTTCCAGGTCGAGCTCGAGCACTACGAGAAGATCGAGGGCACGCTGCTCTCGTTGGAGGGCAAGGCGAACCGCCTCGCCTCGATGATCCGCGCCAACCTCGGCATGGCGATGCAGGGACTGGCCGTCGTGCCGCTGTTCGCCGGCTACGACCTCGACAAGCGCGCGGGTCGGATCTTCTCCTACGACGTGACCGGCGGCTGCTACGAGGAGCACGACCACCACAGCGTGGGGTCGGGCTCGTTGTTCGCGCGCGGTGCGATGAAGAAGCTCTGGCGCCCCGGACTGTCGGCCGACGGCGCCGTCTCGGTCGCCGTCGAGGCCCTCTACGACGCGGCCGACGACGACTCCGCGACCGGCGGTCCCGACGTGGGCCGCCGCATCTGGCCGACCGTCGCGGTCGTGGGGGACGCCGGTGTGGTGTTCCGGTCCGACGACGAGCTGCGGACCACCGTGGAGGCCGTCATCGCGGCCCGCCAGGGCAACCCGGGAGGTGCGCGATGA
- the prcA gene encoding proteasome subunit alpha has translation MSSMPFYVSPEQLMKDRADYARKGIARGRSVVVLGYDKGIAFVAENPSRALHKVSEIYDRIAFAAVGKYNEFENLRVAGVRYADLRGYSYDRTDVTARGLANAYAQTLGTVFTQESKPYEVEIVVAEVGSTADDDQIYRLTYDGSVADERGFVAMGGAAEPIETGLKERWEPGLSLADALRLAVELLAKDPAGGPARTLGAGQLEVAVLDRERPRRTFRRIGGGLLDALLSTDDPMHDAPAEDDPTPGRHDTLTGESPRDESTNPQTQRPTE, from the coding sequence ATGAGCAGCATGCCGTTCTACGTCTCGCCCGAGCAGCTGATGAAGGACCGGGCTGACTACGCTCGCAAGGGAATTGCGCGCGGTCGCTCGGTCGTCGTCCTCGGCTACGACAAGGGCATCGCGTTCGTCGCGGAGAACCCGTCGCGGGCCCTGCACAAGGTCTCGGAGATCTACGACCGCATCGCGTTCGCCGCGGTGGGCAAGTACAACGAGTTCGAGAACCTGCGCGTCGCCGGTGTCCGCTACGCCGACCTTCGCGGCTACTCCTACGACCGCACCGACGTCACGGCCCGTGGTCTGGCCAACGCGTACGCCCAGACGCTCGGCACGGTCTTCACCCAGGAGTCCAAGCCCTACGAGGTCGAGATCGTCGTCGCCGAGGTGGGCAGCACGGCCGACGACGACCAGATCTACCGGCTGACCTACGACGGGTCGGTCGCCGACGAGCGCGGCTTCGTCGCCATGGGTGGTGCCGCCGAGCCGATCGAGACCGGGCTCAAGGAGCGGTGGGAGCCCGGCCTGTCCCTGGCCGACGCCCTGCGCCTGGCCGTCGAACTGCTGGCCAAGGACCCTGCCGGGGGACCGGCCAGGACGCTGGGTGCCGGGCAGCTCGAGGTGGCCGTTCTCGACCGAGAGCGTCCGCGGCGGACGTTCCGCCGGATCGGTGGCGGCCTGCTCGACGCCCTGCTGAGCACCGACGACCCGATGCACGACGCTCCCGCCGAGGACGACCCCACCCCGGGTCGCCACGACACCCTCACCGGGGAGTCCCCGCGCGACGAGTCGACCAACCCGCAGACCCAGCGCCCCACCGAGTAG
- a CDS encoding dienelactone hydrolase family protein: protein MPADLYLPESGEGPGMVVYQEIFGVTDYISSRARDLAALGYVVLVPHLYHRLGDEVVQEGGEGLPRAMELMNEFDWEQGVKDGVAALAAVRARDEVRGPAGVIGFCFGGGMAFNVAAAAKADRAAPDALVSYYGSALPNLLELAPEVTSPSLHHFGTADDYIPMDKVEEIEAAVTAGNDDVSFLTYEGAGHAFDNPSPMFHHEAASSQAWVATESFLLEKLPV, encoded by the coding sequence ATGCCCGCCGACCTCTACCTGCCCGAGTCCGGCGAAGGACCCGGCATGGTCGTCTACCAGGAGATCTTCGGGGTCACCGACTACATCTCCTCGCGGGCCAGGGACCTGGCGGCCCTCGGCTACGTCGTCCTCGTCCCGCACCTCTACCACCGCCTCGGTGACGAGGTCGTGCAGGAGGGTGGCGAGGGCCTGCCGCGGGCGATGGAGCTGATGAACGAGTTCGACTGGGAGCAGGGCGTCAAGGACGGTGTCGCGGCCCTCGCCGCGGTCCGCGCCCGCGACGAGGTGCGCGGACCGGCAGGGGTGATCGGCTTCTGCTTCGGTGGCGGTATGGCGTTCAACGTCGCCGCCGCGGCGAAGGCCGACCGTGCGGCGCCCGACGCGCTCGTCAGCTACTACGGCTCCGCCCTGCCGAACCTGCTGGAGCTGGCACCCGAGGTCACCTCGCCGAGCCTGCACCACTTCGGCACGGCGGACGACTACATCCCCATGGACAAGGTCGAGGAGATCGAGGCGGCGGTCACCGCCGGCAACGACGACGTCAGCTTCCTGACCTACGAGGGTGCCGGGCACGCGTTCGACAACCCGTCGCCGATGTTCCACCACGAAGCCGCCTCCAGCCAGGCCTGGGTGGCGACCGAGAGCTTCCTGCTCGAGAAGCTCCCCGTCTGA
- a CDS encoding peroxiredoxin has translation MATLRLGDDAPDFTAETTEGELSFHDWKGDGWAVLFSHPADFTPVCTTELGRVAQLKDEWAQRNTKVLAVSVDGLDDHQSWKADIEEVSGAAVTYPIVADKDRNVAELYDMIHPGAGDTSPVRSVFLIDPAGKVRLSLTYPKSAGRNFDEILRALDALQVNDSGPFSTPADWKVGERVIVAPTVSTEDAQERFQGVEVVKPYLRYADAPSA, from the coding sequence ATGGCCACGCTGCGACTGGGCGACGACGCCCCTGACTTCACCGCCGAGACCACCGAGGGCGAGCTGTCCTTCCACGACTGGAAGGGCGACGGCTGGGCCGTGCTGTTCAGCCACCCGGCAGACTTCACGCCGGTCTGCACCACCGAGCTCGGTCGTGTCGCGCAGCTCAAGGACGAGTGGGCGCAGCGCAACACCAAGGTGCTCGCGGTGTCGGTCGACGGGCTCGACGACCACCAGTCATGGAAGGCCGACATCGAGGAGGTGTCCGGCGCCGCGGTGACCTACCCGATCGTCGCAGACAAGGACCGCAACGTCGCCGAGCTGTACGACATGATCCACCCCGGCGCGGGCGACACCTCCCCCGTCCGCTCGGTCTTCCTCATCGACCCGGCCGGCAAGGTGCGCCTCTCGCTGACCTACCCCAAGAGCGCCGGCCGCAACTTCGACGAGATCCTCCGGGCGCTGGATGCGCTGCAGGTCAACGACTCCGGCCCCTTCTCGACGCCTGCCGACTGGAAGGTCGGCGAGCGCGTCATCGTCGCCCCGACCGTCTCCACCGAGGACGCCCAGGAGCGCTTCCAGGGTGTCGAGGTCGTGAAGCCCTACCTCCGCTACGCCGACGCGCCCAGCGCCTGA